One Pararge aegeria chromosome 1, ilParAegt1.1, whole genome shotgun sequence genomic region harbors:
- the LOC120637362 gene encoding zinc finger protein Xfin-like: MQGAATAPAPSAAEPPTSQQIKTEDISEAKVDTEQEDMKIEHHETRATRTTSIDSDNRSDRSEEEDCRRARKRAASTSPSPIPLDKRTARFECPKCFQRFDSINAFDLHRFTAHGDDTRIGFDDYIDYSGKKYRDIHSPHISISEQRFRCEHCLRDFPSGQILNIHRKTCSAATRMCSPDRDRREDFFAKLDLRNRSLGIPGTLTPPMDRFTPKFDDGHLSNGIRHIDAARDLADIQSILNVTSAGSLLERLTGTRVALEGAVLTPPDTLVKDRDQEETQDNFAAEFRRMKLRGEFPCRLCPAKFPNLRALKGHNRVHLSGTGPGPYQCNMCPHASLDKAALVRHMRTHNGDRPYECAVCNYAFTTKANCERHLRNRHAKVTREDVKRSIIYHPSEDPNNDEVNSKLAREEVKRSLAFHTPELERRSEPTGRNTPLTHYTPTFITDRHPVTSLTKALPDTPTLTPREVEHPMPMPRIKVKGIGQLTQIPEYRPPDLSFKPNDIPLESYNEEAPVDLSTSDNNSCDVLDLSKKKRDTDDDEPKVPPRPAFDSSAAATAAASAFEKTRLLLAQQRLFESSLPKIDPAYYATQLSQLYASSVPGLPGLPLPPSFPINPYFLQTSFFPHPTDSQEITEIKQRIQKEIIRGLSMSGGRIVTNEPETQPKQELEEEDIKPIQVDTSSTPPPHPESPRPLNNNIVPQNDSVKMVIKNGVLMPKQKQRRYRTERPFSCSQCSARFTLRSNMERHVKQQHPQHWSVRRPAPRAPPPYPSTDTLADRVKYALLARHLERPLQSDRSPVRRDSDEVADNEEDEEDALVIDEEPEDRKPEDNTAAHRAAAEILMASRQQELNKDFDLKIAGNLINKPIPITTEKTDSGEDPIPTQEPILSVVPTRSDEEEDEEGLVASTSEGNNSGSDENKSDADTGTQPPKKKSAYSLAPNRVSCPYCHRKFPWSSSLRRHVLTHTGQKPFKCPHCPLLFTTKSNCDRHLLRKHGGSAKAILAEPIQEMNPPQNDRSVPERPFKCASCPTSTFSSMDTLKKHMSSRHAAGDSQPSSPNPENEEADASLVFKCHLCEASFGDRTGALGHLASAHLAEYEQLVSKGALDVASDRSESADDDERGKFPDHANRKVVCAFCIRRFWSAEDLRRHMRTHSGERPFACDLCRRRFTLKHSMLRHRKKHREDTDDEESSPRGDATTNGYCYQEDDSGNEIPNNVNNNNSPPSAPYDKKLKLQMTSRKYSSEADNDTENGGDLIGKLLGIPDKTIINKLLSSADEAAKFLGVKK; the protein is encoded by the exons ATGCAGGGAGCCGCTACTGCGCCTGCGCCCTCCGCGGCCGAGCCGCCCACGTCACAAC AAATCAAAACAGAGGACATCAGCGAGGCCAAAGTTGACACTGAACAAGAAGACATGAAGATCGAACACCACGAAACGCGTGCGACGCGGACTACGAGCATCGATAGTGATAATCGGTCAGATAGGAGCGAGGAGGAAGACTGCAGGAGAGCACGGAAAAGGGCGGCGTCAACGTCGCCCTCTCCTATTCCATTGGACAAGAGAACAGCGCGATTTGAGTGCCCGAAATGCTTCCAGCGGTTCGACTCCATCAACGCTTTCGATCTCCACCGATTCACTGCACACGGTGATGACACCAGAATCGGATTTGATGATTACATCGATTACTCTGGAAAGAAATATCGCGACATACACAGTCCCCATATCTCAATATCGGAGCAACGGTTTCGTTGCGAACACTGTTTGCGAGATTTCCCATCTGGACAAATCTTGAATATCCATAGAAAAACATGCTCTGCAGCCACCAGAATGTGCAGTCCAGACCGTGATCGAAGAGAGGATTTCTTTGCAAAACTGGATCTTAGAAATAGGTCCTTGGGTATCCCCGGTACGCTGACACCTCCAATGGATCGCTTTACGCCTAAATTCGATGATGGACACCTGTCGAATGGAATAAGACATATCGATGCAGCAAGAGATTTGGCGGACATACAGTCCATTTTGAATGTAACATCAGCTGGAAGTCTCTTAGAAAGATTAACAGGAACCAGAGTAGCCCTCGAAGGCGCCGTTCTAACTCCACCGGACACTTTAGTAAAGGATCGTGATCAAGAAGAAACTCAGGACAACTTTGCGGCAGAGTTTAGACGTATGAAGCTGCGTGGCGAATTTCCATGTCGACTTTGTCCCGCCAAATTTCCAAACCTTAGAGCATTAAAAGGGCATAACAGAGTACATCTCAGTGGCACTGGACCTGGTCCTTATCAGTGCAACATGTGCCCCCATGCATCGCTAGATAAAGCAGCTCTAGTTCGGCATATGCGCACACACAATGGAGACAGACCGTATGAATGCGCTGTTTGCAACTATGCGTTCACCACAAAAGCAAATTGTGAACGCCATTTACGCAATCGGCACGCAAAAGTTACGAGGGAAGATGTCAAACGCTCAATTATTTATCATCCATCAGAGGATCCAAACAATGATGAAGTCAACTCGAAACTTGCACGAGAAGAAGTCAAAAGATCGCTGGCTTTCCACACACCTGAACTTGAAAGACGCAGTGAACCTACAGGTCGGAATACACCATTGACTCATTACACTCCCACTTTCATAACCGACAGACATCCTGTCACATCTCTTACAAAAGCTTTACCCGATACACCTACATTAACGCCAAGAGAAGTTGAACATCCCATGCCCATGCCCAGGATAAAAGTGAAAGGCATAGGGCAACTTACCCAAATACCGGAATATAGACCACCCGATCTATCATTTAAACCCAATGATATTCCTCTAGAAAGCTATAACGAAGAAGCTCCGGTAGACCTCAGCACAAGTGATAACAACAGTTGTGACGTCTTAGATCTCAGTAAGAAAAAACGAGATACGGATGATGATGAACCGAAAGTTCCACCGCGCCCAGCATTTGACAGTTCTGCTGCCGCAACTGCCGCTGCTTCGGCGTTCGAAAAAACAAGATTACTTCTAGCTCAACAAAGACTTTTTGAATCCTCTCTACCCAAAATCGATCCTGCATACTATGCTACTCAACTATCTCAACTCTATGCCAGTTCTGTGCCTGGGTTACCAGGTTTGCCATTGCCACCTTCTTTTCCTATCAACCCATACTTTCTTCAAACTTCTTTTTTTCCCCACCCAACTGACTCTCAAGAAATAACGGAAATAAAGCAACGGATACAGAAGGAAATAATCCGTGGTTTAAGTATGTCTGGTGGCAGAATTGTAACGAACGAGCCAGAAACTCAGCCTAAACAAGAGCTCGAAGAAGAAGATATAAAGCCTATTCAAGTTGATACCTCATCGACACCACCACCCCACCCTGAATCTCCACGTCCGTTGAACAACAATATTGTACCTCAAAACGATTCCGTTAAAATGGTCATTAAAAATGGTGTACTTATGCCAAAGCAGAAACAAAGACGGTATCGCACTGAACGTCCGTTTTCTTGCTCGCAGTGTTCAGCTAGATTTACATTAAGATCTAATATGGAGCGTCATGTTAAACAGCAGCACCCCCAACACTGGAGTGTTAGGCGTCCAGCGCCAAGAGCACCCCCACCTTACCCCTCAACCGATACTCTAGCTGACCGAGTCAAATATGCCTTATTGGCTCGTCATTTAGAAAGACCTCTACAATCCGACCGGTCTCCAGTCAGAAGAGATTCAGATGAAGTTGCCGAtaatgaggaagatgaagaagatGCATTGGTTATCGACGAGGAGCCCGAAGATCGGAAACCTGAAGATAATACAGCCGCCCATCGAGCTGCAGCAGAGATTCTCATGGCGTCACGTCAGCAAGAACTTAATAAGGACTTTGATCTTAAAATAGCGGGAAATCTTATAAATAAGCCGATACCAATCACCACCGAGAAAACAGATTCAGGGGAAGACCCTATACCGACCCAAGAACCCATATTATCTGTTGTGCCAACGCGTAGTGATGAAGAGGAAGACGAAGAAGGCTTGGTAGCTTCAACCAGTGAAGGCAATAACTCCGGGAGCGatgaaaataa GTCAGACGCCGACACGGGGACCCAGCCACCGAAAAAGAAGTCCGCGTACAGCCTAGCACCAAACCGAGTATCCTGCCCTTACTGCCACCGCAAATTCCCTTGGTCCTCATCCCTCCGACGACATGTTCTCACCCACACCGGCCAAAAACCCTTTAAATGTCCCCACTGTCCGCTTCTTTTCACCACCAAATCCAACTGCGACCGCCACCTGCTGAGGAAACACGGTGGATCTGCCAAAGCCATATTAGCTGAGCCTATCCAGGAGATGAACCCGCCGCAGAACGACAGATCGGTACCAGAACGGCCCTTCAAATGCGCTTCATGTCCTACCAGCACGTTTTCCTCTATGGACACGTTGAAAAAACATATGAGCTCTCGACACGCGGCAGGCGATTCGCAGCCCAGCTCACCGAATCCAGAAAACGAAGAGGCCGATGCGAGTTTGGTGTTCAAGTGCCATTTGTGTGAGGCATCCTTTGGAGATAGAACTGGTGCGTTGGGGCACTTGGCTTCAGCTCATTTGGCGGAATATGAGCAGCTGGTGAGCAAGGGAGCTCTGGACGTAGCTAGTGACCGCAGTGAAAGCGCTGATGATGACGAGAGAGGAAAGTTTCCGGATCATGCTAATAGAAAG GTCGTTTGCGCCTTCTGCATCCGTCGTTTCTGGTCAGCCGAGGACCTACGTCGTCACATGCGGACCCATTCCGGAGAACGGCCGTTCGCCTGCGACCTGTGCAGGCGCCGGTTCACCCTCAAACACAGCATGCTCCGACACCGGAAAAAGCATCGCGAGGATACAGATGACGAGGAGTCCTCGCCCAGAGGAGACGCTACTACTAATGG atacTGCTATCAAGAGGACGACTCCGGAAATGAGATCCCGAACAATGTTAACAACAATAACTCTCCCCCTTCAGCACCATACGACAAGAAACTCAAACTGCAGATGACGTCACGAAAATACTCCTCAGAGGCGGACAACGACACCGAAAATGGCGGAGATCTCATCGGAAAACTTCTCGGCATCCCAGATAAGACCATTATTAATAAGCTCCTATCATCAGCAGACGAAGCAGCGAAGTTTCTTGGGGTAAAGAAATGA
- the LOC120632731 gene encoding longitudinals lacking protein-like: MGDQQFFLKWNDFQTNMVTSFRHLRDEKSFTDVTLACEGQTCKAHKMVLSACSPYFKSLLEENPSKHPIIILKDVSYLHLQAILEFMYAGEVNVSQEQLPAFLKTAARLKVKGLAEPPPQMPSIKREG, translated from the exons atgGGAGACCAACAATTTTTTCTGAAATGGAACGACTTTCAGACGAATATGGTAACTTCTTTTAGGCATTTGAGGGATGAGAAAAGTTTTACAGAC GTAACACTGGCTTGCGAAGGACAGACGTGTAAAGCACACAAAATGGTACTATCAGCGTGTAGCCCATACTTCAAAAGCTTATTAGAG GAGAACCCATCAAAGCACCCCATTATTATCTTGAAGGATGTGTCATACCTGCACTTGCAGGCGATACTAGAGTTCATGTATGCTGGGGAGGTTAATGTATCCCAAGAACAACTGCCTGCATTCCTCAAGACTGCTGCACGCcttaag GTTAAAGGGCTAGCCGAGCCACCACCACAGATGCCAAGTATCAAGAGAGAAGGGTAG